A genomic stretch from Nitrospiria bacterium includes:
- the bcp gene encoding thioredoxin-dependent thiol peroxidase yields MAANELNVGDAAPDFRLPSTEGREISLKEFRGKKKVVLYFYPKDDTPGCTKEACSFRDERSKFDKEDAVILGVSFDDLESHKKFAGKFKLPFPLLSDADKKVAEAYGVYKEKSMYGRTYMGIERSTFVIDKDGKIARIYRKVKVDGHSDEILGALGT; encoded by the coding sequence ATGGCCGCAAACGAGTTAAACGTCGGAGACGCCGCACCCGATTTCCGTCTCCCCTCCACCGAGGGAAGGGAAATCTCGCTGAAAGAGTTCCGCGGGAAGAAAAAGGTGGTATTGTACTTTTATCCCAAGGACGATACGCCCGGCTGCACGAAAGAGGCCTGCAGCTTCCGGGATGAACGCTCCAAATTCGACAAGGAAGACGCCGTCATCCTGGGCGTGAGCTTCGACGATCTGGAATCCCATAAAAAATTCGCGGGAAAATTCAAACTCCCCTTTCCGCTGCTGAGCGATGCCGACAAAAAGGTCGCCGAAGCCTACGGCGTTTACAAGGAAAAAAGCATGTACGGCCGGACCTACATGGGGATCGAGCGGAGCACCTTCGTGATCGACAAAGACGGAAAGATCGCCCGGATATACCGGAAGGTCAAGGTGGACGGCCACAGCGACGAGATTCTGGGGGCCCTGGGAACTTAA
- a CDS encoding ATP-binding cassette domain-containing protein, which produces MKAIEIHNLKKTFNEKTVLKGLTLDVEPGEVFGMLGPNGAGKTTTIRTVLTLLKPTEGQVKVWGYDVQTQPREVRQVLGYVPQEKAVDRFLTGREHLTLVADLYHLNKTEARRRIREVLELVDLTQKADDLVNNYSGGMKKKLDIACGLIPAPKVLVLDEPTLGLDVESRIRIWDYIRRLRRAGLTILMTTNYLDEADQLCDRIAILDRGRLAALGTPEGLKKGLGGDRVTIQFGPQQDRLEELAGALRKDLPFVNEIKVSPENHELEIRVASNEEALAPLIQAIHQRRHPVLAIQYSRPTLEDVFITYTGHKIKEDSALS; this is translated from the coding sequence ATGAAAGCAATCGAAATCCACAATCTCAAAAAGACCTTCAACGAAAAGACCGTCCTCAAGGGCCTGACCCTCGATGTGGAACCCGGGGAAGTCTTCGGCATGCTGGGTCCGAACGGGGCCGGAAAAACCACGACGATCCGAACGGTCCTCACGTTGCTGAAACCCACCGAGGGCCAAGTAAAGGTCTGGGGCTATGATGTCCAGACGCAGCCGCGGGAGGTCCGCCAGGTGCTCGGGTACGTCCCGCAGGAAAAAGCGGTGGATCGTTTTCTGACCGGACGGGAGCATTTGACCCTTGTCGCCGACCTGTATCACTTGAACAAAACGGAGGCCCGGCGGCGCATCCGGGAGGTGCTGGAGCTGGTGGATCTGACCCAGAAGGCGGACGACCTTGTGAACAACTACTCCGGCGGCATGAAGAAGAAGCTCGACATCGCCTGCGGCCTGATCCCGGCCCCCAAGGTCCTGGTTCTGGATGAACCGACCCTGGGCCTGGATGTGGAAAGCCGCATCCGGATCTGGGATTACATCCGGCGGCTTCGGCGGGCGGGACTCACGATCTTGATGACGACCAATTACCTCGATGAGGCCGATCAGCTCTGCGACCGGATCGCGATCCTGGATCGGGGACGTCTGGCGGCCCTGGGGACGCCGGAGGGGTTGAAGAAGGGTCTCGGGGGCGACCGGGTGACGATTCAGTTCGGTCCGCAACAGGACCGGCTGGAGGAACTGGCCGGAGCGCTGAGAAAAGATTTGCCCTTCGTCAACGAGATCAAGGTTTCCCCGGAAAACCATGAACTGGAGATCCGCGTCGCCTCCAACGAAGAGGCGCTCGCGCCGCTCATCCAGGCCATCCATCAGCGACGCCATCCCGTCCTCGCCATCCAGTACTCGCGTCCGACCCTGGAGGACGTCTTCATCACCTACACCGGCCACAAGATCAAGGAGGACAGCGCGCT
- a CDS encoding aquaporin, with protein MNPYLAELFGTFALVFSGTGAIVINDVTAGSVTHVGVSLTFGLIVTAMIYTLGNVSGAHLNPAVTFGFWISGRFTGQKVLPYVISQCAGALLASGCLRLLFPQHATLGATIPAGSTAQSFVLEIILSLLLMFVILNVSVGAKETGVMAGVAIGAVVGLEALFAGPITGASMNPARSLAPAVVSGHLQPLWIYLVAPFLGAYLGVWGCRCVQNKECCVNLQEQSP; from the coding sequence ATGAATCCTTATCTGGCCGAACTTTTCGGTACCTTTGCGCTGGTTTTTTCGGGAACCGGGGCCATTGTTATTAATGACGTCACGGCCGGCTCGGTGACGCATGTCGGCGTCTCCCTGACTTTCGGACTGATCGTGACGGCCATGATTTACACATTGGGAAATGTTTCGGGGGCTCATCTTAATCCCGCCGTGACGTTTGGGTTTTGGATCTCGGGCCGTTTTACAGGTCAAAAAGTGCTGCCGTACGTGATCAGCCAATGCGCCGGGGCCTTATTGGCCAGCGGATGTCTTCGTCTTCTGTTTCCTCAACACGCAACTTTAGGCGCCACGATTCCCGCAGGCTCGACCGCCCAATCTTTTGTTCTCGAGATTATTCTATCGTTGCTGCTGATGTTCGTCATTCTCAACGTCTCGGTCGGGGCGAAGGAAACCGGCGTGATGGCCGGCGTCGCGATCGGCGCGGTCGTCGGGCTTGAAGCCTTGTTTGCCGGACCCATTACGGGTGCTTCTATGAACCCGGCCCGTTCCCTGGCGCCGGCCGTCGTATCGGGCCACCTCCAGCCCCTTTGGATCTATCTTGTCGCGCCTTTTCTTGGCGCGTATCTCGGCGTCTGGGGGTGCCGATGCGTGCAGAATAAAGAATGCTGCGTTAATTTGCAGGAGCAGTCGCCATGA
- the sigZ gene encoding RNA polymerase sigma factor SigZ, which translates to MDIEALWKEYHASLRRFIQNRVSEESAVEDLLQDVFVKVHSKIDTLKESRRIRSWLYQIARNTIIDYYRRRKPMEELPEGLSHSEKDDRRALKELAGCLRPMIERLSEPTREALILSELQGLAQKDIAEKQGISLPGAKSRVQRGRRKLKELMLECCHCEFDRRGAVYDYERKKDHCKAC; encoded by the coding sequence ATGGATATCGAAGCGCTTTGGAAAGAGTACCACGCCTCCCTCCGGCGCTTTATTCAAAACCGGGTCTCGGAAGAATCCGCCGTGGAGGATCTGCTGCAGGACGTCTTTGTAAAGGTCCATTCGAAGATCGATACGCTAAAAGAAAGCCGTCGGATCCGGAGCTGGCTTTATCAAATCGCCCGCAATACGATCATCGATTATTATCGACGCCGCAAGCCGATGGAAGAGCTTCCCGAAGGCCTTTCTCATTCCGAGAAGGACGACCGCCGGGCGTTGAAAGAGCTGGCGGGCTGCTTGCGGCCGATGATTGAAAGACTTTCCGAGCCCACCCGCGAAGCGTTGATCCTGTCCGAATTGCAAGGACTCGCACAAAAAGATATCGCCGAAAAACAGGGGATCTCGCTTCCCGGGGCGAAATCCCGCGTGCAGAGGGGACGGCGGAAACTGAAAGAATTGATGCTGGAATGCTGTCATTGCGAATTCGATCGGCGTGGCGCCGTCTACGATTATGAACGGAAAAAGGATCACTGTAAGGCCTGTTGA
- a CDS encoding 7-cyano-7-deazaguanine synthase — MALKKTPKPAEKNPGSICVLASGGSDSSIMLVDLAEHDAKVIPLYIRNGLVWEKAELYWLRRFLKAVNRPEIAPLQVLDLPMQDVYGAHWSMTGEAVPDHASGWEQVYLPGRNLILLAKTAVYCGLNDIDAIALGPLKTNLFADSSREFFSGFQQLVRRALNRRIEILTPFSQLSKKEVMERGRRLPLELTFSCLNPRGKTHCGACNKCAERMAAFTDAGLKDLTSYHNPEPGNIKRAKGIAPASGRGRTSTSSVESLRPDFGELSRASTPAEGATQASKH; from the coding sequence TTGGCATTGAAAAAAACCCCAAAACCGGCCGAAAAGAATCCCGGCTCGATCTGCGTCCTGGCCAGCGGCGGCTCGGATTCAAGCATCATGCTTGTTGATCTGGCCGAACACGATGCGAAAGTCATCCCGCTTTATATCCGTAACGGCCTGGTCTGGGAGAAAGCGGAACTCTATTGGCTCCGACGATTTTTAAAGGCCGTCAACCGTCCGGAAATCGCCCCGCTCCAGGTTCTGGACCTTCCGATGCAGGACGTCTACGGAGCCCACTGGAGCATGACGGGGGAGGCCGTTCCGGACCATGCTTCCGGGTGGGAACAGGTTTATCTCCCCGGCCGCAACCTGATCCTCTTGGCCAAAACGGCCGTCTACTGCGGCCTGAACGATATCGATGCGATCGCGCTGGGGCCGCTGAAGACGAACCTGTTTGCGGACAGTTCTCGCGAATTTTTTTCCGGCTTCCAGCAATTGGTCCGGCGGGCCTTGAATCGCCGGATCGAGATCCTGACGCCGTTCTCGCAGTTGAGCAAGAAGGAAGTGATGGAGCGCGGGCGCCGGCTTCCGCTGGAATTGACGTTCTCCTGTCTCAACCCGCGGGGAAAGACGCACTGCGGGGCATGCAACAAGTGCGCGGAGCGCATGGCGGCCTTCACGGATGCCGGACTGAAAGATCTGACGAGCTACCACAATCCAGAACCGGGAAATATAAAACGAGCGAAGGGAATTGCCCCAGCGAGCGGGAGGGGGAGGACTTCGACGAGCTCAGTCGAGTCGCTCCGTCCGGACTTCGGCGAGCTCAGTCGAGCCTCTACGCCGGCGGAGGGGGCGACGCAAGCCTCTAAACATTGA
- a CDS encoding DUF2703 domain-containing protein, whose translation MKTADKQGGIPSKTRRRVEIDFLYVDLTACTRCIGTGVNLDEALSEVSRILEAAGVEVSVRKTLVETEAQAKAVGFFSSPTIRINGKDIALEFRESRCESCEACAGNVPVNCRVWVFQGKEYTEAPKAMIVDAILREVYRDASSEIPPARPMKRRDVPENLRRFFRGKAALNSSSCCPPTEQAGCCAESEKAACCAASDSKGCGCK comes from the coding sequence ATGAAAACGGCCGATAAACAAGGAGGGATTCCCTCCAAAACCCGTCGAAGGGTCGAGATCGATTTTCTCTACGTCGACCTCACCGCCTGCACGCGCTGCATCGGAACCGGCGTCAATCTGGACGAGGCCTTATCGGAAGTGTCGCGCATCCTGGAAGCCGCGGGCGTCGAGGTTTCCGTCCGGAAGACCCTGGTCGAAACGGAGGCGCAGGCGAAGGCGGTGGGCTTCTTCAGCTCTCCAACGATCCGGATCAACGGAAAGGACATCGCGCTTGAGTTTCGCGAAAGCCGCTGCGAATCCTGCGAGGCCTGCGCCGGCAACGTCCCCGTGAATTGCCGGGTCTGGGTGTTCCAGGGGAAGGAATACACGGAGGCCCCGAAGGCCATGATCGTGGACGCGATCCTTCGGGAGGTCTATCGCGACGCGTCGTCGGAAATACCGCCGGCACGACCGATGAAACGGCGGGATGTTCCCGAAAACCTACGACGCTTCTTCCGCGGCAAGGCCGCCTTAAATTCGTCCTCCTGTTGTCCGCCGACAGAGCAGGCCGGCTGTTGCGCGGAATCCGAGAAGGCGGCTTGCTGCGCGGCGTCTGATTCCAAGGGCTGCGGCTGCAAGTGA
- a CDS encoding LON peptidase substrate-binding domain-containing protein: MIQDRLPKIIPLFPLPATVLFPNTYLPLHIFEPRYREMVEAVLNDSTEAARMIGMVLLKENWEKGYYGNPPIHPIGCIGRIMQIHRLNDGRYNLVLYGQDPFRVKKQLYDKSYRRAWIEPFRPAGETVTALPEPLRDELVRSLQGYAKLRGWENQINTLLDMRLDDDRLVQLLSSELDTTPVEKQFLLESEDLAQQGRRLLDLIGFMTEEYRSRKETNLPWNIGD; encoded by the coding sequence ATGATCCAAGACCGGCTCCCAAAAATCATTCCCCTGTTCCCGCTCCCCGCAACGGTTCTTTTTCCCAATACCTATTTGCCGCTCCATATCTTCGAGCCGAGATACCGGGAAATGGTCGAGGCCGTCCTGAACGATTCCACGGAAGCGGCCCGGATGATCGGGATGGTCCTCCTAAAAGAAAATTGGGAAAAGGGCTATTACGGCAATCCGCCGATCCACCCGATCGGCTGCATCGGCCGGATCATGCAGATCCATCGATTGAACGACGGACGCTACAATCTCGTCCTCTACGGTCAGGATCCGTTCCGGGTGAAAAAACAGCTCTACGACAAAAGCTACCGCCGGGCCTGGATCGAACCGTTTCGTCCGGCGGGGGAAACCGTCACCGCGCTGCCGGAACCGCTGCGGGATGAGCTGGTCCGTTCGCTGCAGGGCTATGCGAAACTGCGCGGCTGGGAAAACCAGATCAACACCCTCCTGGACATGCGGCTGGACGATGACCGGCTGGTTCAACTGCTGTCCTCCGAACTGGACACGACCCCGGTCGAGAAGCAGTTCCTGCTCGAGTCCGAGGACCTTGCGCAGCAAGGTCGGAGACTGCTCGATTTGATCGGGTTCATGACGGAAGAATACCGGTCCCGGAAGGAAACGAACCTGCCCTGGAATATCGGCGACTGA
- a CDS encoding cobalamin-binding protein, which yields MTAAPSRIVCLTAETAEILYALSAGDRVVGISGYTTWPPEARSKPKVGGYTTVRLDRVLGLKPDLVLAYSDLQADVVRDLIRRGVTVVTFNQRSLLEILQAVQMIGAIIGKPADALRLVAMMEAAFGQVRISAAGILRRPRVYFEEWDDPLISGIRWVGELIDLAGGNDIFPELREGRTASERVVRPEEVIRRDPEIIVASWCGKKVRSERIARRPGWDAITAVKNGRIHEIKSAHILQPGLSILNGLQQLHKIISDA from the coding sequence TTGACCGCCGCGCCTTCCCGGATCGTCTGTCTCACGGCCGAAACGGCCGAGATCCTGTACGCCTTGAGCGCGGGCGATCGGGTCGTGGGAATCAGCGGATACACCACCTGGCCCCCGGAGGCCCGGAGCAAACCGAAGGTCGGAGGCTACACTACCGTACGCCTTGACAGGGTGCTGGGGTTGAAGCCGGACCTGGTGTTGGCCTATTCGGACCTTCAGGCCGACGTCGTGCGGGATCTGATCCGGCGGGGCGTCACGGTCGTCACGTTTAACCAGAGAAGCCTGCTCGAGATCCTTCAGGCCGTTCAGATGATCGGGGCGATCATCGGGAAACCGGCCGACGCGCTCCGGCTCGTGGCCATGATGGAAGCGGCCTTCGGCCAGGTCCGTATTTCGGCCGCGGGCATTCTCCGACGGCCGCGGGTTTATTTCGAGGAATGGGACGACCCGTTGATCTCGGGCATTCGGTGGGTCGGCGAACTGATCGACCTGGCCGGCGGAAACGATATTTTTCCGGAACTCCGGGAAGGCCGGACCGCTTCGGAACGGGTCGTCCGGCCGGAAGAGGTGATCCGGAGGGATCCGGAGATCATCGTGGCCTCCTGGTGCGGAAAGAAAGTCCGGTCCGAACGCATCGCACGGCGACCGGGCTGGGACGCGATCACGGCCGTGAAGAACGGAAGGATTCACGAAATCAAGTCGGCCCATATCCTGCAGCCGGGGCTGTCCATCCTCAACGGCCTGCAACAGCTGCACAAAATAATTTCGGATGCATAG
- the chrA gene encoding chromate efflux transporter — protein MNPSLLQSLIEVAALFLKLGMTGFGGPAAHIAMMHDETVRRRGWLSDQEFLDLVGATNLIPGPNSTEMAIHLGFRRAGWPGLMVGGLCFILPAMLIVMGLAWVYVRFGSTPQAAWLLYGVKPVIMAIIVQALWGLGRRAVRGPLPGVVGAAVLSSYFLGVNEIALLFAGGLVVMVAANVRRLRNPVPGLFLTPALGGRNLLASSAAVAASFSLPVLFLTFLKIGAVLYGSGYVLLAFLRADFVVRFGWLTDPQLMDAVAVGQVTPGPLFTTATFIGYILGGTPGALLATLGIFLPSFFFVAVSNPLIPRMRRSAWVGGFLDGVNAASLGLMAAVSWQLGRTSVTDPLAIVVALISFLLLARYKLNSTWLIAGGAAVGWLSAALR, from the coding sequence ATGAACCCATCGTTATTGCAGAGCCTGATCGAGGTGGCCGCGTTGTTTCTCAAGCTGGGCATGACCGGCTTCGGCGGGCCTGCGGCCCATATCGCCATGATGCACGATGAGACGGTTCGGCGCCGCGGGTGGCTGAGCGACCAGGAATTCCTCGATCTGGTCGGCGCGACCAACCTGATCCCCGGCCCGAACTCGACCGAGATGGCGATCCATCTCGGCTTCCGGCGGGCGGGATGGCCGGGGCTGATGGTCGGCGGCCTCTGTTTCATCCTGCCCGCCATGCTGATCGTCATGGGGCTGGCCTGGGTCTACGTGCGGTTCGGCTCCACGCCCCAGGCCGCGTGGCTGTTGTACGGCGTGAAGCCCGTCATCATGGCCATCATCGTGCAGGCCCTGTGGGGTCTTGGAAGGAGGGCCGTCCGCGGCCCGCTGCCCGGCGTGGTCGGGGCGGCCGTCCTCTCATCGTATTTTTTGGGCGTGAATGAAATCGCGTTGCTGTTCGCGGGGGGGCTGGTCGTCATGGTCGCCGCGAACGTCCGGCGATTGAGAAACCCGGTTCCGGGGCTTTTTCTCACGCCGGCCCTAGGCGGACGGAACCTGCTGGCGTCCTCCGCGGCGGTCGCCGCATCGTTCAGCCTGCCGGTGTTGTTCCTCACGTTTCTGAAAATCGGCGCGGTGTTGTACGGCAGCGGCTACGTCCTCCTCGCGTTTCTCCGTGCCGATTTCGTCGTGCGGTTCGGCTGGCTCACCGATCCTCAATTAATGGACGCCGTCGCGGTCGGCCAGGTCACGCCCGGACCGTTGTTCACGACGGCCACGTTCATCGGCTATATCCTCGGCGGAACACCGGGTGCGCTTCTGGCGACGCTCGGCATTTTTCTCCCATCCTTCTTCTTCGTCGCGGTTTCGAATCCGTTGATTCCCCGGATGCGCCGCTCGGCATGGGTGGGCGGTTTTTTGGACGGCGTCAACGCGGCTTCGTTGGGCCTGATGGCGGCCGTCTCCTGGCAATTGGGCCGGACCTCGGTGACCGACCCTCTCGCGATTGTGGTGGCTCTGATTTCATTCTTATTGCTGGCGCGCTATAAGCTCAATTCGACGTGGCTTATTGCCGGCGGAGCGGCCGTAGGATGGCTGTCGGCCGCGTTACGATGA
- a CDS encoding 6-carboxytetrahydropterin synthase: MYKVTKAIEFCYGHRLMNYDGKCRHLHGHNGKVEIELETDKLDAIGMVRDFTEVKEVVAGWLDRELDHKMLLRKDDPALPMLQKMNEPVFLFDANPTAESIAKLIFEFVRSKGFPVSEVRMWESESSFAAYKGL, from the coding sequence GTGTACAAAGTCACCAAGGCCATCGAATTCTGCTACGGCCACCGACTGATGAACTACGACGGCAAATGCCGTCATCTCCACGGCCACAACGGAAAGGTCGAGATCGAGCTGGAGACGGACAAGCTGGACGCGATCGGGATGGTCCGGGATTTCACGGAGGTGAAGGAGGTCGTCGCGGGCTGGCTCGACCGGGAGCTGGACCACAAGATGCTCTTGCGGAAGGACGACCCCGCGCTCCCGATGCTTCAGAAGATGAACGAGCCGGTTTTTCTCTTCGACGCGAACCCGACGGCCGAGTCCATCGCGAAATTGATCTTCGAATTCGTGCGTTCCAAAGGGTTCCCGGTTTCGGAGGTCCGGATGTGGGAATCCGAAAGCTCCTTCGCGGCCTATAAAGGGTTATAG
- the folB gene encoding dihydroneopterin aldolase translates to MDKIIIDHLEFYGHCGITPEEQKTGQRFSLDLEIGCDVRRIAQTDQLREAFDYAAISRRLIEMARKEQFRLIETMAERLAEVVLREFGAKRVTLRLRKTAPPIEPIMAYSAVEIHREA, encoded by the coding sequence ATGGATAAAATAATCATCGACCATCTTGAATTTTACGGCCATTGCGGGATCACGCCCGAGGAGCAAAAAACCGGCCAGCGTTTCTCGCTGGATCTGGAAATCGGCTGCGACGTCCGCCGGATCGCCCAAACGGATCAGCTCCGCGAGGCCTTTGACTACGCCGCGATCTCGCGACGGCTGATCGAGATGGCCCGCAAGGAACAGTTCCGGCTGATCGAAACGATGGCCGAACGACTGGCCGAGGTCGTCCTTCGGGAATTCGGGGCGAAACGGGTGACGCTGCGCCTGAGAAAAACGGCTCCGCCCATCGAGCCGATCATGGCCTACTCGGCCGTTGAGATCCATCGCGAGGCATAA
- a CDS encoding arsenate reductase ArsC, translated as MKRLLFVCVENSCRSQMAEAFARLHGKGNLEIYSAGSRPSGKVNPMAIESMREVGYDLSRHESKSLAEIPAVEYDFVATMGCGDECPWVRAKQREDWNIQDPKDLPPEQFRKIRNEIEKKVKEVLSRIEGA; from the coding sequence ATGAAACGGCTTTTGTTCGTCTGTGTCGAGAATTCATGCCGAAGCCAGATGGCCGAGGCGTTTGCGCGCCTCCACGGCAAGGGCAATCTCGAAATTTATTCGGCCGGGTCCCGTCCGTCCGGAAAAGTGAACCCGATGGCGATCGAGTCGATGCGGGAAGTCGGCTATGATCTGTCCCGGCATGAATCGAAGTCGCTCGCCGAAATTCCGGCGGTCGAATATGATTTCGTCGCGACCATGGGCTGCGGCGATGAATGTCCTTGGGTCCGGGCCAAACAGCGCGAGGATTGGAATATTCAGGACCCCAAGGACCTACCCCCGGAACAATTCCGAAAAATTCGGAACGAAATCGAGAAGAAGGTGAAAGAGGTTTTATCCCGAATCGAGGGCGCGTAA